In one window of Nicotiana tabacum cultivar K326 chromosome 12, ASM71507v2, whole genome shotgun sequence DNA:
- the LOC107809156 gene encoding uncharacterized protein LOC107809156, whose amino-acid sequence MRIYQEMKDEEARTRSITTNTVTPAAVSVVVAPAAASGKKEGCNGLLGKGKYKLWVLAAILLLAFWSMFTGSLTLSLNWSAANLSRLSDASDFSIHDDLDILELEEKERMVKHMWDVYTQSSRIRLPKFWQEAFQAAYLDLTSDSPAIRDTAVAEIAKMSLRSISTYESLSNQQSEPKEVKKERGSKSEPKTIAKQQQ is encoded by the exons ATGAGAATATACCAAGAAATGAAAGATGAAGAAGCTCGAACAAGAAGTATAACTACAAATACAGTAACACCAGCTGCAGTTTCCGTTGTAGTAGCACCAGCAGCAGCAAGTGGTAAAAAAGAAGGATGTAATGGATTATTGGGTAAAGGTAAATATAAGTTGTGGGTATTGGCTGCAATTTTATTGCTAGCTTTTTGGTCTATGTTCACTGGTTCACTCACTCTCAGTCTCAATTGGTCTGCTGCTAATCTCAGCCGTCTATCTGATGCTTCTGATTTCTCGATCCATGATGATCTTGATATTCTG GAATTGGAGGAAAAGGAGAGAATGGTGAAACATATGTGGGATGTGTACACACAAAGTAGCAGAATCAGGTTGCCTAAATTCTGGCAAGAAGCTTTCCAAGCAGCATACCTAGATTTGACAAGTGATTCACCAGCTATCCGAGACACTGCTGTGGCGGAGATTGCCAAGATGTCCCTGCGTTCCATTTCCACTTATGAATCACTTTCCAACCAGCAATCCGAACCAAA agaagtaaagaaggaaagaGGATCAAAAAGCGAGCCGAAGACGATTGCAAAGCAACAGCAATAA